Proteins encoded within one genomic window of Pseudalkalibacillus sp. SCS-8:
- a CDS encoding sigma-70 family RNA polymerase sigma factor, with protein sequence MNRYEGLLESYEPLIKKLIKRYAYAGTYDELFQIGRIALWEACERYTLGKGSFPAYVQSYIKGRLLHEVRTYMRKRVEVSDHTTNMQTMYVVPYLDELIVEEYLKGLTKRELLYVRYVMIEQGRQKDLAEREGVSYETVRSWRKSALMKLRIKGKTMNKI encoded by the coding sequence ATGAATCGTTATGAAGGATTGCTTGAAAGCTATGAGCCACTCATTAAGAAATTGATCAAACGTTATGCCTACGCAGGAACATACGACGAACTTTTCCAGATTGGTCGTATTGCCTTGTGGGAGGCATGTGAGCGTTATACTTTGGGAAAAGGATCGTTCCCAGCTTATGTCCAGTCCTATATCAAGGGTAGATTGCTCCATGAAGTCCGGACTTATATGCGGAAAAGGGTTGAAGTATCTGACCATACAACAAATATGCAGACGATGTATGTGGTCCCTTACTTGGATGAATTGATTGTCGAGGAATATTTGAAGGGTCTTACCAAGCGAGAGCTGTTATATGTGAGATACGTTATGATCGAACAGGGGAGACAAAAGGATCTTGCTGAACGAGAAGGGGTTTCTTATGAGACAGTCCGTTCCTGGAGGAAAAGTGCATTGATGAAATTGAGGATAAAAGGAAAAACAATGAACAAGATATGA
- a CDS encoding DUF3941 domain-containing protein: MSNTKDNDKKKRDNQARQEIKNEMQDANIKKGTRQYSKKTDHL, translated from the coding sequence ATGTCCAATACGAAAGACAACGATAAGAAAAAGCGGGATAATCAAGCCCGTCAGGAAATAAAAAATGAAATGCAGGATGCCAATATCAAAAAAGGTACAAGGCAATATTCCAAGAAAACGGACCATCTATAA
- a CDS encoding DegV family protein: MSIQLIVDTGSDLPQHVIDENNIEVLPLVVHVNDEEYYDKETIQPSTLYSMMKDGAVPKTSQVPPERMKSLFEELASKNQPAIYLTLSSELSGTYQTACLVRDQLVEEGVDLDLTIVDSRSASLGYGLIAYYVSQKIRDEKTDTEQVVTYTNTLIDKIKHIFTVDDLEYLVRGGRVSKAAGFVGGLLKIKPVLHMEDGKLFPLEKVRGSKKVLSRLMELIDERGSQFENQTITISHADDLTRANELKAMIEDQLNVKNVMVNTIGCAIGAHTGPGTLAVYFLNGDPDTE, translated from the coding sequence ATGTCAATTCAATTAATTGTGGATACTGGATCCGACTTGCCTCAACATGTCATTGACGAAAACAATATTGAGGTACTTCCTTTAGTTGTTCATGTGAACGATGAAGAATATTATGATAAGGAAACCATCCAACCATCCACACTGTATTCCATGATGAAGGACGGTGCTGTTCCGAAGACATCCCAAGTACCTCCTGAACGAATGAAAAGTTTATTCGAAGAGCTTGCAAGTAAAAATCAACCGGCTATCTATCTAACCCTCTCTTCTGAATTATCAGGTACATACCAAACTGCATGTCTCGTAAGGGATCAATTAGTGGAAGAAGGCGTCGATCTTGACCTTACGATCGTCGATTCCAGGAGTGCTTCTCTCGGTTATGGGCTTATCGCCTACTATGTCTCTCAGAAAATAAGGGACGAGAAAACCGATACAGAGCAGGTCGTCACTTACACCAATACCCTTATCGACAAAATCAAACACATTTTTACAGTGGATGATCTCGAGTATCTCGTTCGTGGAGGACGCGTCTCTAAAGCAGCCGGCTTTGTAGGCGGGTTATTGAAGATCAAACCGGTGCTTCATATGGAAGATGGAAAGCTTTTTCCTCTGGAGAAAGTAAGAGGCAGCAAAAAGGTGCTTTCTCGACTGATGGAACTGATTGACGAGCGTGGCAGCCAATTTGAAAACCAGACGATTACAATTTCTCATGCTGATGACCTCACGCGAGCAAACGAGTTAAAAGCCATGATTGAAGACCAGTTGAATGTGAAGAACGTGATGGTGAATACCATCGGTTGTGCCATTGGTGCTCACACGGGACCAGGAACATTGGCTGTATACTTTTTGAATGGAGATCCTGATACGGAATAA
- a CDS encoding YitT family protein, giving the protein MAIISELKKITIILLGAVLGAVSLNYFLIPANVYASGFTGIAQLLASVLKETPIPASTGILLFILNVPVAILGWVKVGKSFTVYSFFSVAATTFFLEVIPIKVISEDILLNAVFGGVIAAIGIGFTLKWGASTGGMDIVAMVLSRLKDRPIGIYFFTLNAFIILTAGLLYGWEKSLYTLVTLYVTSRVIDVIHTRHEKLTVMIITKKGDELQKAIHEKLVRGITKIPAKGGFTDEEKDLLIIVVTRYELYDLEHTIKEVDPHAFTNIVNTTGIFGFFRQD; this is encoded by the coding sequence ATGGCGATCATTTCAGAATTGAAGAAAATAACGATCATCCTGCTTGGAGCGGTACTCGGAGCCGTTTCATTGAACTATTTCTTGATCCCGGCAAATGTATATGCAAGTGGATTTACAGGAATCGCCCAATTGCTGGCTAGTGTTTTAAAGGAGACACCGATTCCAGCTTCGACCGGTATTTTACTATTCATACTTAATGTGCCAGTGGCGATCCTCGGTTGGGTGAAAGTAGGAAAATCGTTTACGGTATACAGCTTTTTCAGTGTTGCTGCGACAACTTTCTTCCTCGAAGTCATTCCGATCAAAGTCATTTCAGAAGACATTCTTCTGAATGCAGTATTCGGTGGAGTGATTGCTGCAATCGGTATCGGTTTCACCCTTAAGTGGGGGGCTTCTACTGGAGGAATGGATATTGTCGCAATGGTATTATCAAGATTAAAGGACCGTCCAATCGGGATTTATTTCTTTACCTTGAACGCCTTCATTATATTGACTGCTGGGTTATTATATGGTTGGGAGAAGTCGCTTTATACACTTGTCACCTTATACGTCACCTCCCGTGTAATTGATGTCATCCACACTCGTCATGAAAAGTTGACTGTTATGATTATTACGAAGAAGGGCGACGAGCTGCAAAAGGCCATCCATGAAAAATTGGTACGTGGAATCACGAAAATTCCTGCCAAGGGAGGCTTCACGGATGAGGAAAAAGACCTGCTCATCATAGTGGTGACTCGATATGAGCTCTATGATTTGGAGCACACCATTAAAGAGGTGGACCCACATGCGTTCACCAACATTGTCAACACGACCGGAATTTTCGGGTTCTTTAGACAGGATTAG
- a CDS encoding NifU N-terminal domain-containing protein, giving the protein MAVEFSIDPTPNPNALKFSANQPLFEGRLSYRQGDNPDDAVASALLKIDGVESIFGFQDFITINKTMDGDWDTIVPQVQEVFQNAY; this is encoded by the coding sequence ATGGCAGTAGAATTCTCAATTGACCCAACACCAAATCCAAATGCTTTGAAATTTTCAGCCAATCAACCATTGTTTGAGGGAAGGCTTTCCTATCGTCAAGGGGATAACCCGGATGATGCAGTCGCTTCCGCACTCCTTAAAATCGATGGTGTCGAATCCATATTCGGTTTCCAAGATTTCATCACCATCAACAAAACGATGGACGGAGACTGGGACACGATTGTGCCTCAAGTACAAGAAGTATTCCAAAACGCCTATTAA
- a CDS encoding GNAT family N-acetyltransferase — MNVYELEKDTPDSLKKQVAELLTRQRISNENFGTFDQIMTGIHLALESKETAYIVVAEIDDEIVGAAFFNIGVSLARGGHYMWLNELYVHEEFRNKGIAKKLLLHVVYWAERSGIKSIELETGINNVVTKHLYNSLGFYEVVSKRYGFSF; from the coding sequence ATGAACGTTTATGAACTTGAAAAAGATACACCTGATTCGCTCAAGAAACAGGTGGCTGAATTACTTACAAGACAGCGTATCAGCAATGAGAATTTCGGCACATTCGATCAGATCATGACTGGAATCCACCTTGCACTGGAAAGCAAAGAGACCGCCTATATCGTCGTTGCTGAAATCGATGATGAGATTGTCGGAGCTGCTTTCTTCAATATCGGGGTCAGCCTTGCCCGTGGAGGCCATTATATGTGGCTGAATGAACTGTATGTGCATGAAGAGTTCAGGAACAAAGGAATTGCGAAGAAACTTCTGCTCCACGTCGTCTATTGGGCAGAAAGGTCAGGCATCAAATCCATTGAACTTGAAACGGGAATCAACAATGTTGTCACGAAGCACCTTTACAACTCACTAGGTTTTTATGAAGTCGTATCCAAAAGGTACGGATTTTCGTTTTGA
- a CDS encoding diphthine--ammonia ligase: MAKSSVLFWSGGKDSLLALDVMHRSVEYDVDYLLTTYNRQTERVPFHGIHIDLIKSQASALKIALITVPLPPTPTNEVYQESVLSTLKNLKKNGVEAVIHGDLYLDELRAYKERITSDAHLTPVFPLWQMDSSEVASKFIEDGYRAVICGVDQARLSQGLLGHFYDNAFLERVRDQIDPAGENGEFHTFVFDGPIFNEPVKYSHSSEVHTLFERYKFLELNSDFHYA; encoded by the coding sequence ATGGCAAAGTCTTCTGTCCTTTTTTGGAGTGGAGGAAAAGATAGCTTGTTAGCACTCGACGTTATGCATCGGTCGGTTGAATACGACGTTGACTATCTGCTTACAACATATAATCGCCAGACGGAACGTGTACCGTTCCATGGCATTCACATCGATTTGATCAAATCACAGGCCAGTGCATTGAAAATCGCTCTAATCACGGTCCCATTACCCCCGACACCTACGAACGAAGTCTATCAGGAATCTGTATTGTCCACATTGAAGAACTTGAAAAAGAACGGCGTTGAAGCGGTCATCCATGGAGATCTATACTTGGACGAGCTCCGTGCGTACAAGGAAAGAATAACGTCTGATGCCCATTTGACCCCTGTATTTCCATTGTGGCAAATGGATTCGTCTGAGGTAGCATCAAAGTTTATTGAGGATGGATATAGAGCAGTCATTTGTGGGGTTGATCAAGCACGTTTATCACAAGGTTTACTTGGTCATTTTTATGATAACGCATTCCTGGAAAGAGTAAGGGATCAGATCGATCCTGCAGGTGAGAATGGTGAATTCCATACCTTTGTATTTGATGGTCCTATCTTTAATGAGCCTGTCAAATATTCGCATTCATCTGAAGTCCACACCTTATTTGAGCGTTATAAATTTTTAGAATTGAATTCTGATTTTCATTACGCATAG
- a CDS encoding SGNH/GDSL hydrolase family protein — translation MPTLVCFGDSLTAMEESIDGSERLTPRLRHHFSEWTIVNSGVPGETTRAALARLQDDVLRHAPDLVTILFGSNDASEHRRIEIMEFERNLEIMIDRISPQKTILISPPPIREAAQDKRSNVELEHYVEVTRKIAAKRGCYFIDLWEHFSHNDRYEDLLIQDGLHFNEQAYFVFSELIIEEIKSIHAKAV, via the coding sequence ATGCCTACTTTGGTTTGTTTCGGAGACAGCTTGACAGCAATGGAAGAAAGCATTGATGGATCAGAACGTCTTACTCCCCGACTTAGACATCATTTCTCGGAGTGGACCATCGTCAATTCCGGAGTTCCGGGAGAAACAACGAGAGCTGCTTTAGCACGTTTACAAGACGATGTCCTTCGACATGCACCTGATCTTGTTACGATTCTTTTCGGATCGAATGATGCGAGTGAGCATAGGCGGATTGAAATTATGGAATTTGAACGGAATTTAGAAATCATGATCGATCGCATATCACCTCAAAAGACAATATTAATCAGTCCACCTCCTATCCGAGAAGCGGCTCAAGATAAACGTTCAAATGTAGAGCTCGAACATTATGTTGAAGTGACAAGGAAAATTGCTGCAAAACGAGGCTGTTATTTCATTGATTTATGGGAACATTTTTCACACAATGACCGATATGAGGATCTTCTTATACAAGATGGATTACATTTCAATGAGCAGGCTTATTTCGTCTTTTCCGAGCTCATCATTGAAGAAATCAAAAGCATACATGCAAAAGCTGTTTAA
- a CDS encoding Cof-type HAD-IIB family hydrolase, producing MTKPYLIAIDLDGTLLKDDKTISLHTKNVLKKAIAHGHHVVISTGRPFRGSAHYYKELELTTPIINFNGAFIHHPLDSTWKTHHNPLDLNTAHNIVNTCLDFEVKNVIAEVLDDVYLHYEDDFITNTFMIESSSMTIGHLHQSLQHDPTSLLIRPHDHHLKELRELLKNQHAEVIDHRVWAAPWNIIEIVRAGLNKAVGLKHVADHFNVPQERIIAFGDEDNDLEMIEYAGHGIAMENAIPELKNIANGVTLSNEEDGIACFLEDLLSLKESL from the coding sequence ATGACTAAACCATACTTAATTGCCATCGATTTGGATGGAACACTATTGAAAGATGATAAAACAATTTCATTACATACTAAAAATGTGTTGAAGAAAGCAATCGCTCATGGCCATCATGTCGTCATATCGACCGGAAGACCGTTCCGAGGCAGTGCACATTATTACAAAGAACTGGAACTGACTACTCCTATTATTAATTTTAACGGCGCTTTTATCCATCATCCGTTGGATTCAACCTGGAAAACCCATCATAATCCACTGGATCTTAATACAGCACATAACATCGTCAATACTTGCCTGGATTTTGAAGTGAAAAATGTCATAGCAGAAGTGCTTGATGATGTGTATCTCCATTATGAGGATGACTTCATCACGAATACGTTCATGATTGAGTCCTCTAGTATGACAATCGGTCATCTACATCAATCGTTGCAGCATGATCCCACCTCCCTGCTCATCCGGCCACACGACCACCATTTGAAAGAATTAAGGGAGTTGCTGAAAAATCAGCATGCTGAGGTCATTGATCATCGTGTCTGGGCTGCACCTTGGAACATTATCGAAATCGTAAGGGCAGGTCTCAATAAAGCAGTCGGTTTAAAGCACGTAGCCGACCATTTTAACGTCCCGCAGGAACGGATCATCGCTTTTGGTGATGAAGATAATGACTTGGAGATGATTGAATATGCTGGACATGGAATTGCAATGGAGAATGCGATTCCAGAATTGAAAAATATAGCCAATGGTGTAACCTTATCGAATGAAGAGGATGGAATCGCATGTTTCCTTGAGGATCTTCTTTCATTGAAGGAAAGTTTATAG
- a CDS encoding Na+/H+ antiporter NhaC family protein translates to MGNEHHTSEVKEAIGRKEIKRLEFRGGVFAATIPLVFFIVWAITLSTQELVTEEGLVLGMVLGILIGLFFCKSKWSDYAQSLFSGMAQPIGVIAVIAWFWAGMFAKLLSAGGLVDGLIWLGFQTGLEGGYFVGLTFLLAALFSTAVGTGYGTVATFGILMYPAGLVLGADPVVLLAAILSGAVFGDNLAPVSDTTIVSATTQEADVPGVVRSRFKYSITAAIPSLILFIIFGGGGQTENQAVLTQLEQQVSAQGLWLLLPFVLVLYLALSGHHLLTSLTWGIVASIAVIFFTGTPLEKVISIHKENGSAVVEGALMNGIGGYFNMAILILFILSAAHLLEVAGTMEAIRNFFLKLIKKIVRRAELSIFAIVASLNIFITINTAAEIAAAPFVRKLGKEFNIHPYRRANFLDTVSSSLGYIFPWSGGVLLAWATIKGAAKDYEFLTVVDPTDVFPYVFQGWGLLIVMFIAAYTGWGLRFTGKNGEEIHPKDYRPE, encoded by the coding sequence ATGGGAAACGAACATCACACAAGCGAAGTAAAAGAGGCGATCGGGAGAAAAGAAATTAAACGCCTTGAGTTTCGCGGAGGAGTCTTTGCAGCGACTATTCCTCTCGTATTTTTTATTGTTTGGGCCATCACATTGAGTACACAAGAGCTTGTTACCGAAGAAGGTCTTGTACTTGGGATGGTACTTGGTATTCTAATTGGTCTATTCTTTTGTAAATCGAAATGGTCGGACTATGCGCAATCCCTCTTTTCGGGCATGGCGCAACCGATCGGAGTCATTGCAGTCATTGCCTGGTTCTGGGCTGGAATGTTTGCCAAGCTTTTGTCTGCAGGAGGACTCGTCGATGGTTTGATTTGGTTAGGCTTTCAAACCGGACTTGAAGGCGGTTATTTCGTAGGTCTGACGTTCCTTCTTGCAGCTCTATTTTCGACAGCTGTCGGAACAGGATATGGAACCGTCGCTACATTCGGCATATTGATGTATCCAGCTGGACTAGTCTTAGGAGCAGATCCTGTCGTCCTATTGGCAGCGATTCTAAGTGGTGCTGTTTTCGGAGACAATTTAGCACCAGTATCGGATACGACGATTGTATCGGCTACGACGCAAGAAGCAGATGTACCTGGTGTCGTGAGATCTCGATTCAAATATTCAATTACTGCTGCAATTCCATCGCTTATCCTATTCATCATTTTCGGTGGTGGAGGTCAGACCGAGAACCAGGCGGTCCTCACGCAACTGGAACAGCAGGTATCAGCACAGGGACTCTGGCTGTTGCTGCCATTTGTGCTTGTCCTTTATTTAGCCTTAAGCGGTCATCATTTATTGACCTCTCTTACGTGGGGGATCGTTGCATCGATCGCAGTCATCTTCTTTACAGGTACTCCGCTAGAGAAAGTGATATCCATCCATAAAGAGAATGGTTCTGCTGTTGTAGAAGGTGCACTGATGAATGGAATCGGTGGTTATTTCAATATGGCGATATTGATCCTATTCATCCTATCTGCTGCTCATCTGCTTGAGGTTGCAGGCACGATGGAAGCGATCAGAAACTTCTTCCTTAAGCTGATCAAGAAGATCGTTCGCAGAGCAGAACTATCTATCTTTGCGATTGTTGCTTCTTTAAACATTTTCATAACGATTAATACAGCAGCTGAAATTGCTGCAGCACCATTTGTTCGTAAGCTAGGGAAAGAATTCAATATTCACCCTTATCGACGAGCAAACTTCTTAGATACAGTCTCCTCTTCCTTAGGATATATTTTCCCATGGAGTGGAGGAGTCTTACTGGCATGGGCAACGATAAAGGGTGCAGCGAAGGATTATGAATTCTTGACGGTCGTAGACCCTACTGATGTATTCCCTTATGTTTTCCAAGGCTGGGGACTGCTTATCGTTATGTTCATTGCAGCCTATACGGGTTGGGGACTACGTTTTACCGGTAAGAACGGGGAAGAGATTCACCCCAAGGATTATCGACCAGAGTAA
- a CDS encoding alpha/beta fold hydrolase, with protein sequence MLQIHTEYVEDVPVLNIVKSDRAEQALPTLIFLHGYTSSKEQNLSYAYLLGQKGFRVLLPDAPLHGERELPHSVEKRQWQFWDIVMQGINELKVIVEYYISEQKIDPERVCVAGTSMGSITMFGALTQYDWIKAGVSMMGTPSYVRFANMMLEQIRKGDMELPVPLTDLEQKVSGLNMFDLSETPERLGDRRLWIWHGEADSVVPYNLTRAFYDKLLHDGYVKEDQVHMVTDPIAGHKVTRDACHQAVQWVSENV encoded by the coding sequence ATGTTACAAATCCATACAGAATATGTAGAAGACGTCCCAGTACTGAATATCGTAAAGTCGGATCGAGCTGAACAAGCACTTCCGACATTGATTTTCTTGCACGGCTATACAAGCTCGAAGGAACAAAATCTTTCCTATGCCTATTTGTTAGGACAAAAAGGATTTCGAGTCCTGTTACCGGATGCCCCTCTACATGGAGAACGGGAATTGCCACATTCGGTGGAAAAACGGCAGTGGCAATTTTGGGATATCGTCATGCAAGGGATCAATGAACTGAAAGTCATTGTTGAATATTACATAAGCGAACAGAAAATTGACCCTGAGCGCGTATGTGTTGCCGGCACCTCAATGGGGAGCATAACGATGTTCGGAGCTTTGACACAATATGATTGGATCAAAGCCGGAGTGTCCATGATGGGTACTCCTAGTTATGTGAGGTTCGCCAATATGATGCTGGAGCAAATCCGAAAAGGGGATATGGAATTGCCTGTTCCCCTTACGGACCTGGAGCAAAAAGTAAGTGGTCTAAACATGTTTGATCTATCTGAAACCCCCGAACGTTTAGGTGATCGACGTTTATGGATCTGGCACGGGGAAGCGGATTCTGTTGTACCCTATAACCTCACTCGGGCTTTTTATGACAAACTCCTTCATGATGGGTATGTCAAGGAAGATCAAGTCCATATGGTGACAGACCCAATCGCCGGTCATAAAGTGACAAGGGATGCGTGTCATCAGGCAGTCCAATGGGTTAGTGAAAACGTATAA
- a CDS encoding DUF1659 domain-containing protein — MATAILDDTRLIITFDAGLDSEGKPVIKRKTMNNVKSSATHDQLFEMVQALAPLQQYPVNQIERENSFDLSA; from the coding sequence ATGGCAACGGCAATATTAGATGATACAAGATTAATCATCACGTTTGATGCTGGTCTAGATAGTGAAGGGAAACCCGTTATCAAACGTAAGACGATGAACAATGTCAAGAGCAGCGCAACACATGACCAATTGTTCGAGATGGTCCAGGCTTTGGCTCCACTCCAGCAATACCCTGTAAATCAGATTGAGCGGGAAAACTCATTCGATCTAAGTGCGTAA
- a CDS encoding DUF2922 domain-containing protein: MAKQIELLFENTEGKTVRISLDQPVEPVDTLALNAAMDKIVTDNVLISSGGDLIAKKGARIVERNVTDVPLS, encoded by the coding sequence ATGGCGAAACAAATTGAGCTTCTGTTTGAAAATACAGAAGGGAAGACGGTACGTATTTCACTTGATCAACCAGTAGAGCCTGTTGACACATTGGCACTCAATGCGGCAATGGACAAGATTGTGACAGACAATGTCCTTATTTCATCGGGTGGTGACCTGATTGCAAAGAAGGGCGCTCGTATTGTAGAACGTAATGTGACAGATGTTCCACTGTCTTAA
- a CDS encoding YvrJ family protein, giving the protein MEQWISVMSEFGFPVIVTLYLLHRIEAKLEALNQSILNLPSQLKS; this is encoded by the coding sequence ATGGAACAATGGATATCTGTCATGAGCGAATTCGGTTTTCCTGTCATTGTAACGTTGTACTTGTTGCATCGGATAGAAGCAAAATTAGAAGCCCTGAATCAATCCATATTGAATCTTCCCAGCCAATTGAAAAGTTGA
- a CDS encoding metal-sulfur cluster assembly factor: protein MATEEMKEKMMEALEEVEDPELGIDIVNLGLIYDVELDEEGMAKVTMTLTAMGCPLAGTIANDVRNALIDFPEVKDVDVNIVWNPPWTKDKMSRYAKIALGIQ from the coding sequence ATGGCAACAGAAGAAATGAAAGAAAAGATGATGGAAGCACTAGAAGAAGTTGAAGACCCGGAACTAGGCATTGACATCGTCAACTTAGGACTTATCTATGACGTGGAACTTGATGAAGAAGGTATGGCGAAAGTGACGATGACCTTAACAGCAATGGGATGTCCACTGGCTGGTACGATTGCAAACGATGTACGGAATGCTCTCATCGATTTCCCTGAAGTGAAAGACGTCGATGTGAATATCGTTTGGAACCCACCATGGACGAAAGATAAAATGTCCCGTTATGCAAAGATTGCTCTAGGGATTCAATAA
- the glp gene encoding gephyrin-like molybdotransferase Glp: MAVERRKPIPIGEAVTKVLTHPLELQTENIQIEMALDRVLAEDIVADHPVPPFDRSPYDGFALRAEDTKTASSKNPISLKVIEEIGAGEVARNTIHAGQAIRIMTGAAIPQGATAVAMLEVVKELKDGTSPSIEVGRSFGEGQNIALQGEDTEKGKTLLKKGTVITPGVTALLATFGYENVKVYRKPRIGIYATGTELLDINEPLQPGKIRNSNAYMIAAQIRRMGGEPVYFGKLADDFETCFEAVQSSIQDVDALVTTGGVSVGDYDYLPAIYEKLGAATLFNKIAMRPGSVTTVAEYKGKLLFGLSGNPSACFVGGELLVRPFIRLSMNSKPFLAKTIASLGHDFPKPNPFTRLVRGKVEYTTDGLVASPTGLDKSSSVTSIAEADAFIVLPGGTRGYKAGDDVEVLLFNKDSEKDPWNE, translated from the coding sequence ATGGCAGTGGAACGCAGAAAACCGATACCGATTGGAGAAGCGGTAACGAAAGTACTGACCCATCCCCTTGAGCTCCAAACTGAAAACATACAAATTGAAATGGCACTGGATAGAGTTCTTGCGGAAGACATCGTTGCAGATCATCCAGTTCCACCATTCGATCGTTCTCCCTATGACGGATTTGCACTGAGAGCAGAAGATACGAAAACGGCCTCTTCAAAAAATCCTATCTCTCTTAAGGTTATAGAAGAGATTGGAGCAGGGGAAGTCGCTCGGAATACGATACATGCGGGACAAGCCATCCGGATCATGACAGGTGCTGCAATCCCTCAAGGTGCTACTGCAGTGGCAATGCTCGAGGTTGTCAAAGAATTGAAAGATGGTACAAGCCCATCCATTGAGGTCGGCCGTTCATTTGGAGAAGGTCAGAATATTGCTTTACAAGGTGAAGATACAGAGAAAGGGAAGACACTGCTGAAGAAAGGTACGGTCATTACACCCGGAGTGACAGCGTTGCTCGCCACATTCGGCTACGAAAACGTGAAGGTATATCGTAAACCTCGGATTGGCATTTATGCTACGGGTACGGAATTGCTTGATATAAACGAGCCATTACAGCCAGGTAAAATCCGTAATTCGAATGCATATATGATTGCTGCACAGATTCGAAGAATGGGCGGTGAACCCGTCTATTTCGGAAAGTTGGCAGATGATTTTGAAACATGCTTTGAAGCTGTCCAATCAAGCATTCAGGATGTAGATGCACTTGTGACCACAGGTGGTGTATCCGTGGGGGATTATGATTACCTCCCAGCGATTTATGAAAAACTAGGAGCTGCAACCTTATTCAATAAGATCGCGATGCGTCCAGGCAGTGTTACAACAGTAGCTGAGTATAAAGGCAAGCTCTTATTCGGATTATCTGGGAATCCATCAGCTTGTTTCGTCGGCGGTGAATTGCTCGTGCGACCATTCATCCGACTTTCAATGAATAGTAAGCCGTTCTTAGCAAAGACGATCGCTTCTCTAGGGCATGATTTTCCAAAACCGAACCCATTCACCCGTTTGGTAAGAGGAAAAGTAGAGTATACCACTGATGGACTTGTAGCAAGTCCGACAGGCTTGGATAAATCGAGCTCCGTCACATCGATAGCAGAAGCAGACGCGTTCATTGTATTACCAGGTGGTACACGGGGATACAAGGCTGGAGACGACGTGGAAGTCCTTCTGTTCAATAAAGATAGTGAAAAGGATCCTTGGAACGAATGA
- the mobB gene encoding molybdopterin-guanine dinucleotide biosynthesis protein B codes for MIPILQIVGYKNSGKTTVIKNVVHHLSEAGFRAGIIKHHGHGGKPDVIEPERSDTAQFRQSGAYATAVEGDGEIHIQFQYRNPSPLKKMIELYLKLPLDVILVEGYKRAGYPKLLVVRNKEECIHLLSSSQNVIGIIHHGIDEAFEVKKTIPTFQMEDPQSYVEFILAKIENGV; via the coding sequence ATGATCCCAATTCTTCAAATTGTAGGTTATAAGAACAGTGGGAAAACGACTGTGATTAAAAATGTCGTCCATCATCTCTCAGAAGCAGGCTTCCGTGCAGGAATCATCAAGCATCATGGACATGGGGGCAAGCCGGATGTCATAGAACCGGAACGTTCGGATACTGCTCAATTTCGGCAATCTGGAGCATATGCTACTGCTGTTGAAGGTGATGGAGAGATTCACATCCAGTTCCAGTATCGCAATCCTTCTCCGTTGAAGAAAATGATTGAGCTTTATCTTAAGCTCCCTCTTGATGTCATTTTGGTCGAAGGGTATAAAAGGGCTGGGTATCCGAAGCTGTTGGTTGTACGGAATAAAGAAGAGTGTATTCATTTGCTGTCTTCTTCTCAAAATGTAATCGGTATCATTCATCACGGTATAGATGAAGCTTTTGAAGTAAAAAAAACGATTCCGACATTTCAAATGGAAGACCCACAATCTTACGTAGAGTTCATACTAGCAAAGATTGAAAATGGAGTGTAG